In Perognathus longimembris pacificus isolate PPM17 chromosome 3, ASM2315922v1, whole genome shotgun sequence, a single window of DNA contains:
- the LOC125349337 gene encoding 60S ribosomal protein L39-like: MSSHKTFRIKQFLAKKQKQNRPIPQWIRMKTGNKIRYNFKRRHWRRSKLGL; this comes from the coding sequence ATGTCTTCTCACAAGACTTTCAGAATCAAGCAGTTTCTggccaagaaacaaaagcaaaatcgcCCCATTCCCCAGTGGATTCGGATGAAAACTGGTAACAAAATCAGGTACAACTTCAAGAGAAGACACTGGAGGAGAAGCAAGCTGGGTCTGTAA
- the Ccdc116 gene encoding LOW QUALITY PROTEIN: coiled-coil domain-containing protein 116 (The sequence of the model RefSeq protein was modified relative to this genomic sequence to represent the inferred CDS: inserted 1 base in 1 codon) yields MASYHRQSGYLADDEAGHSTFVARVQPKKPLLPEMGPAFKPGHMPHPPSVKGSSAHRRRRLDPTCPQAFGGFLDFLTEGQILDSLQSVVEEATERMAGMKTNTGVPLVEVQDPVEVPAPVRRXRTRPSFSTVHRHRAQPTLCTGHLNNYPSSSSSMSDSYPNLKAGCLGFHFRDSDLDVQDSLPLVKDKLLLEKSLKRMQRLENKGRGLSQRYSQGYSQLWNLPTNSQWTREQSLPWFSELLGSRAGTPGASERGSGEHEFILPKREFKKMKSLLSQSASFDLPRYCSLREPHRTLDFLANQHLFPALQSVISQAVEKLSSARRHNGCPLFYGNMEPSPKLPVTHLLQPDFKMAIPTDKEDADSFPTRASSPKTPYRKSKTRRVSPLPTAQLATRFRLKNTITRFSKKKPLPSILSETSITSPWQEELTHLLTEKAVSLLIYKYKFENNLRKQLGFISFPVTEVLMDIFLGFKKVKGSHICLSSKIDWSCLLHKLEEAELEQQASMHSLKQASKQSLKQDSHTAANLPDTSQEVTTQQETTEPSTQSMHQLEPVTDMSQEQVATESHNELPIFQLLSPRGSIEVEEHTPSSLSEPNLSLFSLISKGSKVHKSKEMVNVEDSKESEEENQFEVEEEEASEDESLPEHALEALISSLDMGHGEPP; encoded by the exons ATGGCTAGCTACCACCGCCAATCCGGATACCTGGCCGACGATGAGGCTGGCCACAGCACTTTTGTGGCTCGG GTGCAGCCCAAGAAGCCATTGTTGCCAGAAATGGGGCCAGCCTTCAAGCCAGGTCACATGCCACATCCACCATCAGTGAAGGGCAGTTCAGCACACCGAAGGCGCCGCCTCGACCCGACTTGCCCCCAGGCCTTTGGTGGCTTCCTGGATTTCCTGACTGAGGGCCAGATACTGGACAGCCTGCAGTCAGTGGTGGAAGAGGCAACAGAGCGTATGGCTGGCATGAAGACAAACACTGGGGTACCGCTGGTGGAGGTGCAGGACCCCGTGGAAGTGCCAGCTCCTGTGCGGC CCAGGACCCGACCAAGTTTCAGCACCGTGCACAGGCACCGTGCTCAACCCACCCTCTGCACTGGACACCTCAACAATTACCCATCCTCTTCCAGCTCCATGTCTGATTCCTATCCCAACCTCAAAGCTGGCTGTTTGGGCTTCCACTTCCGGGACAGTGACTTGGATGTCCAAGACTCCCTGCCATTGGTAAAGGACAAACTCCTGCTGGAGAAAAGCCTCAAGAGAATGCAACGACTGGAGAACAAAGGG AGAGGTCTGAGTCAACGCTATTCCCAGGGGTACTCTCAGCTGTGGAACCTGCCGACCAACAGCCAGTGGACTCGGGAGCAGTCCCTGCCCTGGTTCTCAGAGCTGCTGGGCTCCAGAGCAGGCACCCCTGGGGCATCAGAGCGGGGATCTGGAGAACATGAGTTCATATTGCCCAAACGAGAGTTCAAGAAGATGAAGTCCTTGTTGAGCCAGTCAGCATCCTTTGATCTGCCACGCTACTGCTCACTCCGTGAACCTCATCGCACTTTGGATTTCCTGGCCAACCAGCACctcttcccagccctgcagagtGTGATCAGCCAGGCTGTGGAAAAGCTCAGCAGTGCCCGTCGCCACAATGGCTGCCCTCTCTTTTATGGGAACATGGAGCCCAGTCCAAAGCTCCCAGTTACCCATCTGCTGCAGCCAGACTTTAAGATGGCTATACCCACCGACAAAGAAGACGCTGATTCCTTTCCTACCAGAGCCTCCAGCCCCAAGACACCTTACAGGAAAAGCAAGACCAGACGGGTCTCCCCCCTACCTACTGCCCAGCTGGCCACCAGATTCAGGCTCAAG AACACCATCACCAGGTTCTCCAAGAAGAAACCACTGCCCTCCATCTTGTCTGAGACGAGCATAACAAGCCCTTGGCAAGAAGAACTCACCCATCTTTTGACTGAAAAAGCTGTCTCCTTGCTCATCTACAAGTACAAGTTCGAGAACAACCTCAGAAAGCAACTTGGCTTCATCTCCTTTCCTGTCACCGAGGTTCTCATGGATATTTTCCTGGGCTTCAAGAAGGTGAAGGGTTCCCACATCTGCCTGTCCTCGAAAATTGACTGGAGCTGCCTGTTACACAAACTAGAGGAGGCTGAATTAGAACAGCAGGCCTCGATGCATTCCTTGAAGCAGGCCTCAAAGCAGTCCTTGAAGCAGGACTCCCATACAGCAGCCaacctgcctgacacctcccAAGAGGTTACTACTCAGCAGGAAACCACTGAACCCAGCACACAGTCCATGCATCAGCTTGAGCCAGTCACTGACATGAGCCAGGAACAGGTTGCCACGGAGTCCCACAATGAGTTGCCAATTTTCCAGCTGCTCAGTCCTCGTGGATCTATTGAAGTTGAGGAGCACACACCCTCAAGCTTGTCAGAGCCCAAcctctctctgttctccctcaTCAGCAAGGGCTCTAAAGTCCACAAGTCCAAGGAAATGGTGAACGTGGAGGACAGTAAAGAGAGTGAAGAGGAGAACCAGTTTGAGGTTGAGGAAGAAGAAGCCTCTGAAGATGAGAGCCTCCCTGAGCATGCATTAGAGGCTCTGATCAGCTCCTTGGACATGGGCCATGGTGAACCCCCATGA
- the Ydjc gene encoding carbohydrate deacetylase: MAWPRVQLVVTADDFGYCPRRDEGILAAFLAGTVTSVSLLVNGTSAESAAELARRYSIPTGLHANLSEGRPVGPARHGNSSLLNPEGFFLGKMGFREAVAAGDIALPQVREELEAQVSRFWEMLGRAPTHVDAHQHIHVLPGVCQVFAEVLRAYGVRFTRLPVERGVDSCTWLETPAHTFASTVERDARAAVGPFSRHGLRWTDAFVGLSTCGRHMSAHRLLGALARALEDIPAGKPLTAELMVHPGYPSVPPSGGCGEGPDAFSCSWERLHELQVLTEPTLKTQLAQESIQLCTLDDLNSKWAEEGVPCEPTLESILEPSP; this comes from the exons ATGGCCTGGCCGCGCGTGCAGCTGGTGGTCACCGCGGATGACTTTGGCTACTGCCCGCGACGCGATGAGGGCATCCTGGCGGCCTTCTTGGCAGGAACCGTGACCAGCGTGTCCCTATTGGTCAACGGCACATCGGCCGAGAGCGCGGCGGAGCTGGCCCGCAG GTACAGCATCCCCACGGGCCTCCACGCCAACCTGTCCGAGGGCCGCCCGGTGGGCCCAGCCCGCCACGGCAACTCGTCGCTGCTCAACCCGGAAGGCTTCTTCCTTGGCAAGATGGGATTCCGGGAGGCGGTAGCAGCCGGAGACATAGCTTTGCCCCAG GTGCGGGAGGAGCTAGAGGCCCAAGTGAGCCGCTTCTGGGAAATGCTGGGCAGAGCCCCCACGCACGTGGATGCGCACCAGCACATACACGTGCTCCCAG GCGTGTGTCAGGTGTTTGCTGAGGTGCTGCGTGCTTACGGGGTGCGCTTCACACGGCTTCCGGTGGAACGCGGCGTGGACAGCTGCACTTGGCTGGAAACACCGGCGCACACCTTTGCCAGCACTGTGGAGCGCGATGCCCGGGCCGCCGTGGGCCCCTTCTCCCGACACGGCCTGCG GTGGACTGATGCCTTcgtgggcctgagcacttgtgGCCGACACATGTCTGCTCATCGCTTGTTGGGGGCCTTGGCGCGAGCCCTGGAAGATATTCCAGCGGGCAAGCCTCTGACAGCGGAGTTGATGGTCCACCCAGGTTACCCGAGTGTGCCTCCATCCGGGGGTTGTGGTGAGGGCCCAGACGCCTTTTCCTGCTCTTGGGAGCGGCTGCATGAGCTCCAAGTCCTCACTGAACCTACACTGAAGACCCAGCTTGCCCAGGAGAGCATACAGCTCTGTACTCTTGATGATCTGAACTCCAAGTGGGCTGAGGAAGGAGTTCCTTGTGAGCCAACTCTGGAATCTATCCTGGAGCCTTCACCttga
- the Sdf2l1 gene encoding stromal cell-derived factor 2-like protein 1, which yields MWSAGRGGAAGPALLVLLLALVVRGGSTSKTGAGLVTCGSVLKLLNTNHRVRLHSHDIKYGSGSGQQSVTGVEASDDANSYWRIRGGSEGGCPRGLPVRCGQAVRLTHVLTGKNLHTHHFPSPLSNNQEVSAFGEDGEGDDLDLWTVRCSGQHWERESTVRFQHVGTSVFLSVTGEQYGSPIRGQLEVHGMPSANTHNTWKAMEGIFIKPGAEPSAGHDEL from the exons ATGTGGAGCGCGGGCCGCGGCGGGGCTGCTGGACCAGCGCTCCTGGTGTTGCTACTGGCACTTGTGGTGCGGGGCGGTAGCACCTCGAAGACTGGCGCGGGACTCGTGACCTGCGGGTCCGTGCTGAAGCTACTCAACACGAACCACAGGGTGCGGCTGCACTCACACGACATCAAATACGGATCAG GCAGCGGCCAACAGTCGGTGACCGGCGTGGAAGCGTCGGACGACGCCAATAGCTACTGGCGGATTCGTGGCGGCTCCGAGGGCGGGTGCCCGCGCGGGCTCCCGGTTCGCTGCGGGCAGGCGGTGCGGCTCACCCACGTCCTCACGGGCAAGAACCTGCACACGCACCACTTCCCCTCGCCGCTGTCCAATAATCAG GAGGTGAGTGCCTTTGGTGAAGATGGTGAGGGTGATGACCTGGACCTGTGGACAGTGCGCTGCTCTGGGCAGCACTGGGAACGCGAGTCCACCGTGCGCTTCCAGCATGTGGGCACCTCTGTGTTCCTGTCAGTCACTGGTGAGCAGTATGGGAGTCCCATCCGTGGACAGCTTGAGGTGCATGGCATgcccagtgccaacacacacaatACATGGAAGGCCATGGAAGGCATCTTCATCAAGCCTGGCGCAGAGCCCTCTGCAGGTCATGACGAACTCTGA